In a single window of the Syntrophorhabdaceae bacterium genome:
- a CDS encoding glycosyltransferase family 4 protein has protein sequence MKIGYFVRNIGVSGGVKSMLQHVGMLRDMGYDAILITEKVKKDWCLQTEPCMVKDKNLRDLPNCHIYVGTAYNDVKRLYDAKKGRVVHYCQGYEPTEYRSRINGEFISERYERRGLFSSVGRFIDNMKFRKRIKEIESIYALPTIKAGLSPHLVRLIKERYEQECHIIQGGIDDRVFNARERKPWGLRGKIRILCVGSMFVGFKGIPDTYDAIEILKKRGLDLEFIRVSPAPATKREAEGGIVDRYYVGLNEAEMAALYKETDIYISTSLEGEGLGYPAIEALACGVPSILTEIPSYQDLDEKRDFACFVPVHSPDLVAEGIIKIIEDSEFRNRCIQRGFEVAKGYTLERTKKDLKIFFEKIKNL, from the coding sequence ATGAAAATAGGTTATTTTGTTAGAAATATAGGTGTATCAGGTGGTGTCAAATCCATGCTCCAGCACGTAGGTATGCTGAGGGATATGGGGTATGATGCCATACTCATAACAGAAAAGGTGAAAAAAGACTGGTGTCTCCAGACAGAGCCATGCATGGTAAAAGATAAAAATCTAAGAGATCTTCCTAATTGCCATATCTATGTTGGGACAGCATATAATGATGTTAAAAGGCTCTATGATGCAAAAAAAGGAAGGGTTGTCCATTACTGCCAGGGTTATGAACCTACAGAATACAGATCCAGGATAAATGGGGAGTTTATATCTGAAAGATATGAAAGAAGAGGTCTTTTTTCATCTGTAGGCAGGTTTATAGACAATATGAAGTTTCGTAAGCGGATAAAGGAGATAGAATCTATCTATGCCTTGCCTACTATAAAGGCAGGTCTCTCACCTCATCTTGTTCGCCTGATAAAAGAGAGATATGAACAGGAGTGTCATATTATCCAGGGCGGTATTGACGACAGGGTATTCAATGCCAGAGAAAGAAAGCCCTGGGGTTTAAGGGGCAAAATCAGGATACTTTGTGTAGGTTCTATGTTTGTGGGTTTTAAAGGCATACCTGATACCTATGATGCCATAGAGATATTGAAAAAAAGGGGATTGGATTTAGAGTTTATAAGGGTATCACCTGCACCGGCAACAAAAAGGGAGGCAGAAGGCGGGATTGTAGATAGATATTATGTCGGGTTGAATGAGGCAGAGATGGCCGCCCTTTATAAAGAGACCGATATCTATATATCCACTTCTCTGGAAGGTGAGGGGCTTGGATATCCTGCCATTGAGGCACTTGCATGTGGTGTTCCATCCATACTCACCGAGATACCAAGCTATCAAGACCTTGACGAAAAAAGGGATTTTGCTTGCTTTGTCCCTGTCCACAGCCCTGATTTGGTTGCAGAAGGTATAATAAAAATCATAGAGGACTCTGAATTTCGAAATAGATGTATTCAAAGGGGGTTTGAAGTGGCGAAAGGATATACCCTTGAGAGGACAAAGAAAGACCTTAAGATTTTTTTTGAAAAGATCAAAAATTTATAG